The Rhizobium sp. WSM4643 genome contains the following window.
GCATCTGGCGCGCGGTCACCGATGACCCGCTGGCAGCCGAACTCTGCGGCACCAGCGCCGACCGCGTCTTTCTCGTCGCCTATGCGGCAGCCGCTCTCGTCGCCACGATCTGCGGCATCCTCGCCACCTTCTATTACGGCTCGATGGATTTCGGCTCCGGCCTGATGTTCGGACTGAAGGTGCTGTTGATCGCAGCCGTCGGCGGCTACTCCGATCCGCTGCGCTCGGCCGGCGGCGCGGCCGCGCTTGCCGTCGTCGAAACCATGTGGGGCGCCTATGGCCCCTTCGTCTGGCGGGATCTGGTCATCTTCTCGCTGCTCGTCCTGCTACTGGTCATGAGCCGCAGGGAGCGTGTGGTGCTCTAATTTACTAATTTACTTCCACTTGTCGCGCGCTGCGTCGTCGGCGTCCTTCGCCGCGACCCAGTCGCCGGTGGCACCATCCCTGGCGTGCTCTTTCTTCCAGAAGGGGGCAGCAGTCTTCAGGAAATCCATGACGAAATTGGCGCCGTCGAACGCCGCCTGCCGGTGCGGTGCGGCCGCGACGACGAGCACGATATTCTCGCCGGCGGCGATCTTCCCGTAGCGGTGGATGGCGGTGAGGCCGAGAAGTCCGAACCGCGCGATGGCCAGATCGCCGATGCGCCGCATCTCCGCTTCAGCCATGCCAGGATAATGCTCGAGTTCGAGGGCTGCCAGCGTCCCGCCTTCATCGCGGCAGAGGCCGGAAAAGGTGACGACGGCGCCGATGCCGGATTTGCCCTTGGAGAGGCGATCGACCTCGGCCCGCAGGTCGAAGTCCTCATGCTGAACGCGGATGGCGGGGATGATGGTCAATACAGCCTCCCTCTTCTCCCCAGCGGGGAGAAGATGTCCGAAGGACAGATGAGGGGGGTGAGTGGCGCAAGCCGCGAACGCACTGAGCGCAAGCGAAGGGCAGTACCTGCCGGGGCGGCCCCCTCATCCGCCCTTCGGGCACCTTCTCCCCGAGGGGAGAAGGGAAGGGAATATGCCGCACCGGATCTCATACCAGTCATCCCCCCGTCATCGGCGGAAATATCCCGATCTCTTTCGCCCCTGATATCGGCTCGTCATGCTCGACATGCTCCATGTCGAGCGCCACGCGGATCACGTCGGGATATTGAAGTGCGGTCTCATATTCTTCGCCCAGCGTCTTCAAATGAGTGAGGAGATCGGCAACGGTGACGACGGAGGCGGGGAGGTCGATCTCCTCCTCGCCCTTGCCGATGCGCTCGCGCACCCAAGCGAAATAGATAAGCTTCGTCATTCCTCGTCATCCACGATATGTTTCAGTCCGGCGCGGAAATAATCATAGCCGGTATAGATGGTCAGCAGCGCCGCGATCCACAGCAGCGCGATGCCCATCTGCGTCGTATAAGGGAAAATCTCGTCGCCGGCAGGGCCGGCGAGCAGAAAGGCGATGGCGACGAGCTGCAGCGTCGTCTTCCACTTGGCGATCCGCGTCACGGGTACGCTGACCTTCAGCGCCGCCAGATATTCGCGCAGTCCCGAAACCAGGATCTCGCGGCAGAGAATGGTGATCGCCGCCCAGATCGACCAGCCGGCGATGGTCTTGGTCTGGTCGGCTGCGAGCAGGAGAAGGATCGAGGCGACCAGCAGCTTGTCGGCGATCGGGTCGAGCATGCGGCCGATATTCGACGTCTGGTTCCAGATGCGCGCGAGATAGCCGTCGAGGAAATCGGTGAGCGAGGCGATGACGAAGATCCACAGCGCCACCCAGCGCGCCGTGTTGCTGATCGCCAGTTTACCCTCGAGGAAGAAACACAGAACGATCAGTGGCACGGCGAGAATGCGGCCGTAGGTCAGAAGATTGGGAATGCTGTACGTACGCGATGCCATGGAATCGTTTCTCTGAATTGATGCACCGCTACAGCGCCGCGCGGCTTTTCAGACGCGCAAAGGACACTGTAACACTTTAGAACCTCCGCATCGTGCTCGGGCCGTTGCGGTAGATGACGGCTTTGGCCGCGGACCGTCAACATTCTTTCTGTCTTTTCACCGCCTTTGCGTGGAATTTGCGACGGACGCCGGTTATTTCGCGGCGTCGTCGTGGAAATGGTTATAGACCTGCCTGGCGACGGCTTCCGATATACCTTCCACCGCCATCAGGTCGGACAGGGCGGCGCGCGAAACCGCCTTTGCCGTGCCGAAATGCTGGAGCAGCGCGCGTTTACGCGATGGGCCGATGCCGCCGATCTCGTCGAGCGGGTTCTTGATCATTTCCTTCTTGCGCCGCGCCCGGTGGGAGCCGATCGCGAAACGATGCGCCTCGTCGCGCATCCGCTGAATGAAATAGAGCACCGGATCGCGCGGCGGCAGCGTGAAGCTTTCTCGTCCCGGCGGGAAGAAGCGTTCGCGCCCGGCATCGCGGTCGATGCCCTTGGCGATGCCGATCGCCGTCACGCTCTCGGTGATGCCGAGTTCCGCAAGGATGGCGCGCACTGCCGTCATCTGCCCCTGGCCGCCATCGATGAGGATCACATCGGGCCAGGTGGGGAAGGGCATGTCGGCAGCGTCGGGTGTGGTCGCCGCCTGCGACGCAGTCCGGTCAGGAATACCTTCCTCCTTGATCAGCCGCGAGAAACGCCGCGTCATCACCTCCTTCATCATGCCGAAGTCGTCGCCGGGCGTGATGTCGGTCGATTTGATGTTGAACTTGCGGTACTGGTTCTTGACGAAACCTTCCGGCCCCGCGACCACCATGCCGCCGACGGCATTAGTGCCCATGATATGCGAATTGTCGTAGATCTCGATGCGCTGCGGTGTATAGGCAAGCTTGAACGTTTCCTTGAAACCTTCGAGCAGCCGCGACTGCGACGCCGTCTCGGCGAGCTTTCGCCCATGCGCCTCGCGCGCATTGCCGACGACATGGTCGACGAGATCGCGCTTCTCGCCGCGCTGCGGCACGAGGATGGAAACCTTATGGCCGGCCTTTTCGCTGAGTGCTGCGGCGAGCAGTTCCAGCTCCTCGACCGTCTGCGACAGCATGATCTGCTTCGGCACCGGCTTATCGTCGTAGAACTGTGCGAGGAAGGAATTCAGCACTTCGGCGCTCGAAAGCTGCGGATCGGCCTTCGGGAAATAGGCGCGGTTGCCCCAGTTCTGGCCGGTGCGGAAGAAGAACACCTGGATGCAGGAGATGCCGCCCTCATGATGGATGGCGAAAACGTCAGCCTCCTCGACGCCGGCCGGATTGATGCCCTGATGGCTCTGCACATGCGACAGTGCCGCCAGGCGATCGCGATAGATCGCCGCTCGTTCGAAATCGAGGTCCTCGGCCGCCTGGTTCATCGCCTCGGCCATATGCGACTTCACCTTCTGGCTCTTGCCGGACAGGAAGTCCTTCGCCTCCTGCACCAGTTCGCCGTAACCCTCGTCGCTGACCTCATGCGTGCACGGACCGGAACAGCGCTTGATCTGGTAGAGCAGGCAGGGCCGCGTGCGCGTTTCGAAGACGCTGTCGGTGCAGGTGCGGATCAGGAAGGCGCGCTGCAGCGAGTTGATCGTCCGCCCGACTGCGCCGGCCGAAGCGAAAGGTCCGAAATAGTCGCCCTTTCGCGCTCTCGCACCGCGATGCTTGAAGATCGCCGGCGCCCGGTGGTCGCCGGTAATGAGAATATAGGGAAACGACTTGTCGTCGCGCAAAAGCACGTTAAAGCGCGGCCGCAAGCGCTTGATCAGATTCGCTTCCAGCAGCAGCGCTTCGGTTTCCGTGCGCGTCGTCACAAATTCCATGTTGGCCGTCTGGCGCACCATCTGGGCGATGCGGTTGGAATGCACGCGGCCGACGGCGTAATTGTTGACGCGCTTCTTCAGACTGCGCGCCTTGCCGACATAGAGCACGTCACCCTCGGCGTTGAACATGCGGTAGACGCCGGGGCTGTTGGGGAGCCGCTTGACGAATTCGGCGATCAGTTCCGCGCCGATAAGCCCGGTCTCGTTGAGGCTGCCCGCGTTCCAGTCGACCGCAGCCGCAAGCGGGGCGACGGCGGAAACGTCTCCTTCCACTTCGATATCGTCTTCGCTCTCATCCGTCTCGTCGTAGAGAACGCCGCCATCCGGCAGCTTTCGTCCATTCATTCCGTAATCTCCGCCACATCGGGCGTCTGCCAGGCGAGGTGCTGGCCGCCGTCGAGGGCAATCATCTGGCCGGTGATCGAGGGCGTGTCGTAAAGGAAGCGAATCGTTTGTCCGAATTCCTCCAGCGCCGGCCCTCGCTGCAAGATAAGGGCTGAGACCTGCGCTTGGAAGTCCTCCATCGCCTGCCGCTCGCTCGGCATCGAGGGGCCGGGGCCGATGGCATTGACGCGGATGCGTGGCGCCAACGCCTGTGCAAGCGTCTGCGTCGCCGTCCACAGCGCGGATTTGGAGAGGGTATAGGAATAGAAGCTGGGCCTCAGCGCCCAGACCCGCTGGTCGATGATATTGACGATCAGCCCTGCTGCCTCAGCGGGCATCTGCTGCGCGAAGGCCGCCGCAAGGATAGAGGGCGCGCGGACATGCAGGTCGAAGTGCAATGCCCATGTGGCGGCATTGAAACTACGCGCGGAATCATGCTGGAAGACCGACGCATTATTGACGAGCAGATCGAGCGGTCCGAGCGCTTCCGACGCCTTCGCGACCAATGCGCCCGTTTCGCCGAGATCGCTAAGGTCGGCCTGCAGCGCGATCGCCCTTTGTCCCTTTTGCCGCAATTCCGCCACCAGCTCTTCGGCCTCACCGATGGAGCCGTTCGCGTGGATCGCAACGGAAAAGCCATTTGCGGCAAGGTCTTCGGCGATTGCCCGGCCTATTCTTTTTGCAGCCCCTGTTATAAGGGCCGAGCGAAGTCTTTTGTGGTTCAAAATCTTGCCTTCTGATCCCGCGAGTCTGTCAGCAGACTATATAGGGGCGGGCGGAGATTATATAAATAGGCCGTTGCGGTTGCGTCGGAGAGCCGGATATTCTATGTATTATTTAAGAATGCGATTTCCTAAAATAGGTATTTTAAGTTTAACTCTTCGGTAGGGTTAACAAAGTGTATGTTGCGCCAAAGCAACATCGAATTTCAGCCATGCGGCAGCCACAATGATATCACAATTTGGCTCTTTCAAATCCGCATTTCAGTTCCAATTTCAATCTCGATCCGGAAGGGACATCTGGCAATATCCCGCCAATGCTTCACTGATAGACAGATGGTAAGCGGCGCGGGACTGAAAGGAGACTAAGTATGCGTGTACTCATTGCTGGCCTCATGGCCTCCGTTTTTGCAATTGCGGGCGTCTCGGCAGCTCAGGCGGCCGATGCCGTCGACCAGGTTCCGGAAGCACCGGTCGCCCAGGAAGCTCCGGTCAAGCCGGCTGGCAACTGGGAAGGCTTCTACCTCGGCGGCGCCGGCACCTACAACATGGGTAACTTCGGTTCCGACCGTCACACCTACGGTTTCGGTGGCCAGGTCTTCACCGGCTACAACTGGCAGCAGGGCCAGATCGTTTACGGCGTTGAATCCGATCTCGGCTACAGCGGCGACGATGTCTCCTCAGGCGGCGTCAAGAACAAGTATGGCTGGAACGGCTCCGTCCGTGGCCGCGTCGGTTACGACATGAATCCCTTCCTGCTCTACGGCACAGCTGGTCTTGCCATCGGCGACGTCAAGGTTTCCGACGGTACCTCGGACGAAAGCAAGACGAATTACGGCTATACGGTCGGCGCTGGTGTCGAAGCCTTCGTGACCAACAACATCACGACGCGCTTGGAATATCGCTACACCGACTACCAGAGCAAGGATTACGACCTCGACTCCGGCAGCTTCTCGCGCGGTTACGACGAGAACAGCGTCAAGCTCGGCATCGGCGTCAAGTTCTAAGCGAGTTGAATATTCGAACATGGAAAAGCCGGGCACGTCGCCCGGCTTTTTGCTGTCTGTTTGCTCTTCCCGTCGTTGAGCCCTGGGCTTTGAGCGCTCAGCCCTCAGACTTGAGTTCGCTGTGGGCAGGGAATTTCTTGTCGAACTGCAGCTGCCAGTCGATCAGAGGCGCATGATCGGCTTCCCATTGGTCCTTGAAGCGCAGCTCTAGATAATCGAGCGTCGCGGCCAGCGCGAAATGCCCGCCATTGAGCTTCTTGCCTGTTTTCGGTGGATTGGCGCTGAGATGAGCGAGCCCACTCGTCGCCTTCTTCCACTGCCGGTCTATCCACGGCTGGTGAATTTTTTCCTCGTCGCGGAAGCGCCGCTCGTAGACGATCGCCAGCAGGCAGTCGCAGATGCCGTCGCACAGCGCCTCGAGGATTTCCGCATCCGTGCGCTTGCCTTTCTTCGAAGGGTAGAGCCCACCCTTCGTCAGCCGGTCGAAATAATGCATGATCGCTACGCTGTCGTATATCGAGATCCCGTCATCGTTCAGAAGCGTCGGGATCTTGCCGAGCGGATTGTTGTCCACCAGGATCGCCGGTCCGGTATTGGTGTCGACCCGGATGGCGTTTAACTCCAGCCCCAGAAAATGCGCGGCCATCCGCACCTTGTTGGAATAGGGCGAGGCGGGCGAACAAAGGAGCTTCATGGGACACCTGATGAGATTGTGGAACTGCGGCGCGGACTATTCCTGAAGGCGATTGGCTGGTCAATCGTCCTTGACGGCCTTGTTTTCGCCGCGCAGCCAGAAGGCGCGGTGCGAGGCGAAACGGTCTTGCGCCAGGTGATCCTTCAATGCGGGCAGCAATTGGTGCAACTCGTCCTTCAGCGTGAAGGGCGGGTTGACGATGACGAGGCCTGAGCCCGTCAGCCCCGTAATGCCGCGGTCGCTGCGAACGGCAAGTTCGGCGCAGAGCATTTTCGTGATGTCGAGCGCCTGCAGGGTCTCGTGGAACTCCTTGACCGGCGCGCCCTTCTTCAGCGGATACCACAGGCAATAGGTGCCGCCGGGAAAGCGCCGATAGGCCTTTTCCAGCCCCTCGGCCAGCCGCTGATATTCGTCCTCTTCCTCGAAGGGCGGATCGACGAGCACGATGCCGCGCTTCTCCTTCGGCGGCAGATGCGCGCCGAGCGCCAGCCAGCCGTCAAGCTCGGTGATGCGGGCATGGTGATCACCCTCGAACAGCCGGTGCAGCCGGGCGAAGTCTTCGGGATGCAGTTCCATCGCCGACAGCCGGTCCTGCGGCCGGAACAGCATGCGCGCAAGTTTCGGCGAGCCGGGATAGAAGCGGATGCCGCCCTCAGGATTGAGTTCGCGGATCGCCGAGAGGTAGGGCTCCAGCAGTTCGGAAACTTGAGGGCCGAGGTCCGCCTCCATCAGCTTGCCGATGCCATCGAGCCATTCGCCGGTTTTCTGCGCTTCTTCGGAGGAGAGGTCGTAGAGCCCGATGCCGGCATGCGTGTCGAGCACGCGGAAGCCGCCATCCTTCTTCTGCATGTAGCGGATCAGCCGCGTCAGCACGACATGTTTCAGCACATCGGCAAAGTTGCCCGCGTGATAGATGTGGCGGTAGTTCATTTTTGCTGATGTCCGTATGAATTCGCGTCATGGGGAATTTTTGTGGCTTTTGGCCGTGCAAGCCTTGGAATATACAAATGCCATGAACATTGCGACCCCCATCCACGCCAAATCATCCAAGCCGGAGAATAGGGTAGGCCACACCGCCTGTCCGCATGACTGTCCCTCCACCTGTGCGCTGGAGGTCGATATATCAGAGGATGGGCGCATCGGCCGTGTCCGCGGCGCCAATGACCATTCTTACACGTCGGGTGTCATCTGCGCCAAGGTCGCCCGTTATGCCGAGCGGCTCTACCATTCCGACCGCCTGATGCATCCGCTACGCCGCGCCGGCGCCAAGGGGGCAGGGCAGTGGCAGCAGATTTCCTGGGACGATGCGCTGGATGAGATCGCCGAAGCCTTTGTCAAGTCCGAGGCAAGGGACGGCAGCGAAGCGATCTGGCCCTATTTCTACGCCGGTACCATGGGCTGGGTGCAGCGCGATTCCATCGATCGCCTTCGTCATGCCAAGCGTTACTCCGGCTTCTTCTCCTCGATCTGCACCAACCCCGCCTGGACCGGCTTCACCATGGCGACCGGCACGTTGCGCGGCCCCGATCCGCGCGAGATGGGCCGCACGGATTGCGTCGTCATCTGGGGCACCAACGCGGTCTCCACCCAGGTCAACGTGATGACCCACGCCATCAAGTCGCGCAAGGAGCGCGGCGCGAAGATCGTCGTCATCGACATTTACGACAATCCGACGATAAAGCAGGCCGACATGGCGCTGATTGTCAGGCCAGGCACCGACGCCGCACTCGCCTGCGCCGTCATGCACATCGCCTTCCGCGACGGTTACGCCGACCGTGACTATATGGCGAGATATGCCGATGATCCCGCCGGTCTCGAGGCGCATCTGAAAACCAAGACGCCGCAATGGGCCGCTGCCATCACCGGCCTTTCGGTCGAGGAGATCGAAGCCTTCGCCAGCCTCGTCGGCACGACGAAGAAGACCTTTTTCCGCCTGGGTTATGGCTTCACCCGCCAGCGCAACGGCGCGGTCGCCATGCATGCGGCCGCCTCGATCGCCACCGTTCTCGGTTCCTGGCAATATGAGGGGGGCGGCGCCTTCCATTCGAACAGCGACATCTTCCGCATGAACAGTGCCGAACTGACCGGCCGGTCGATGAAGGATGCGGATGTCCGCATGCTCGATCAATCCCAGATCGGCCGCGTGCTGACCGGCGATCCGGTGGCGCTGCGCCATCGCGGCCCGGTGACGGCGATGCTGATCCAGAACACCAATCCCGCCAATATCGCGCCCGAACAGCGCCTGGTCAGGCGCGGCTTTGCCCGCAACGACCTCTTCGTTGCCGTGCACGAGCAGTTCATGACCGAGACAGCCGAGATCGCCGATATCGTCATACCGGCGACGATGTTCGTCGAGCATGACGATATCTACCGCGCCGGCGGCCAGAACCATATCCTGCTGGGGCCGAAGCTGGTCGAGCCGCCGCCAACCGTGCGCACCAATCTCTTCGTCATCGAGGAATTGGCAAAACGCCTCGGCGTCGCCGATCGCCCCGGCTTCGGCTTCACCGCCCGCGAGATGGTCGACCGCATTCTGGAATCGAGCGGCCTGCCGGATTACGACCATTTCCTCGAACACAAATGGTTCGATCGTCAGCCCGCTTTCGAGGAGGCGCATTATCTGAACGGCTTTGCCCATCCGGATGGCAAGTTCCATTTCCGCCCGGACTGGATCCATCAGCCGGCGCCGAACAAGCCCCCGGCTTCTATCGGCGCGCTCGGTCCGCATGCCGCGCTTCCGGCCTTCCCCGATCAGGTCGATGTCATCGAAGTCGCCGATTACGAACATCCCTTCCGGCTCGCCACGTCGCCGGCGCGCAACTTCCTGAATTCGAGCTTCTCCGAGACCAAGACCTCTCGCCAGAAGGAAGGTCGTCCTGAAGTGATGATCAATCCGGCCGACGCCGAAGCCAATGGCATCGGCCATGGCGATCTCGTCCGTATTGGCAACAGCCGCGGCGATCTGCGCCTCCATGCCCGCATCACCACCGAAGTCAAATCCGGCGTGCTGATCGCCGAGGGGCTCTGGCCGAACAAAGCGCATGTCGACGGCGAGGGCATCAACGTCTTGACCGGTGCCGACCCCGTCGCGCCCTATGGCGGGGCGGCCGTACACGACAACAAGGTCTGGCTTCGCAGGGACGCAGCATGACGCAGCCGAAATCACGCGTGAAGATCGTCAGCGAAGAAATCCTGTCGAATGGGTGGACGCGGCTGAGCAGCTACCTACTCGACTATATCGACCGCAGGGGCGCGACCCAGCGGTTGAAGCGGGAAGTCTATCACCGCACGCCGGCCGCCTGCATCCTGCTTTACGATCCCAGGCGCGACCTCGTCGTTCTCGTCCGCCAATTCCGCCTCGCCGTTCATCTCAACGGCGATCCCGGCTGGATCATCGAGGTGCCTGCCGGCCTTCTCGACGACGACCATCCCGAGGCGGCGATCCGTCGCGAGGCGATGGAGGAGACCGGCTATCGCCTACGCGATGCGCGCTTCCTGTTCAAATCCTATCCCTCGCCGGGCGCCGTCACCGAAGTCGTGCATTTCTTCGCAGCCCTCATCGACATCGCCGACCGCGTGGCGGAAGGCGGCGGCCTGGATGAGGAGCACGAGGACATCGAGGTCCTCGAAATCCCGCTCGACGAAGCGGCGGCGATGATCGAAACCGGCGAGATCTTCGACGTCAAAACGATCGTGCTTCTGCAATGGGCGCTGTTGAACAGGGGAACGCTTTTCTAACCCAGCCCGAAGGTGAGACTTTCCGCAGACGCGGCACGTTCCAGTCTGGCATCCAGCGTCGCAAGCGATACGTTCTCTGCGACCGCAAGCGCCAGATAAGCGGCGTCATAGGCCGATAGCTGATATTTTCCGGCAAGCCGCAAGATCGGAAGATGGTCTTCGCTTGAGACAGTGCGCAGCGGCAGGCTGGTGAGTCGCATGAGACAAGCGAGCACATCCTCGTTGGAGATGCGTTTCCGCCGTTCCGCGGTCAACAGGATGTTGCGTATCTCATGCCAGAAGAGATCGGGCACCAAGGCATCTTCCGTTTCGAGAAACGACAAGGCTTCTTCGGCAGTCCGGCTTTCCTCATCGACAAGCAACCAAGCCGCCGCAACCGAAGCATCAACCACGAACGGCATCAGCGTTGGCCTTCGCGCCGCCAGGCTTGAATTTCGGCCGCGGTTGCTCCGGCGCGTTCTGCCCGTTCGCTGCGGAGTGCACGGATGGCGTCGAGCCTCTGGCGATGGTCATCGATCTTGATCATGCGGGCGACCGCGTTGTTGCCGCGTGATATCACCACATCTTCGCCTGCTTCCACCTTTGTCAGAAGCTCCGAGAGATGCGTTTTTGCCTCTGCCACTTTCACTTTGATCGTCATAGCCACCGTCCATTTGTGTTTAATGTAATGTCACGTCAAAACTTGGTCAACTGATTGGTCAAGTATGGCGAAGCAAGAACGGAAAGAGTAAGAAGTTTGGAAGTTCTTCATGCAGTTGTCACGAAGCAGTTCTATGCGCTGCGGTTTGTCAATCATCGGATGCGGTCAGGAGAAAGCCCATGTGGCTCAGCAATTTCACCCTCGTTCTCCCAAACGAGGTGGTGAGTGAAGGTTCCGTGCGTGTTGAGGATGGCGCCATCGCCGAGATCAGGCCGGAGCCGGTCGCCGGTGCCGCCATCGATGGCGGCGGACGGCTGCTGATGCCCGGATTCGTCGATCTGCACGGCGACATGATCGAACGCGAAATCGCCCCGCGGCCGAACGCAACGATGCCGATCGATTTCGGCATCCACGAACTTGACAAGAAGCTTGCCGCTGCCGGTGTCACGACGGCGTTCGCCGCCGTCTCCTTTGCAACCGAAAGCGTCTACGGTCACGTCCGCTCGCTGGAGACGACATCGGCGGTGATCGAGGGCATCAACCGCCTGCGTGACGATCTGCTGATCGACCACCGCGTCCACGCCCGCTACGAGATCACCAACGTCGGCGCAGCCGCGGCACTCGAGCGCCTGCTGAATGCCGATCAGATCGACATGGTTTCGCTCACCGACCACACGCCGGGCCAGGGCCAGTACAACAACCTCCAAAGCTATATCCTCAGCATTTCCGAGCGCCGCGCCGTCTCCGAGGAAATGGCGGCGGAGATCGTCGCCAAGCGCATCGCCATGCGCAGCAATCCTGACATCGAAGCCAAGCTGAAGGAGATCGTCGCGCTGTCGCTGAAGCACAAGCTGTCGCTTGCCTCGCATGACGATGACAGTGTTGAAAAAGTCGCCGAAATGCACGATCTCGGCGTCACCATCAGCGAGTTTCCGGTCACCGCACCTGCGGCCGAAGAGGCGCGACGTCGCGGTCTCTGGACGTTGATGGGCGCGCCGAACGCACTCCGCGGCCAGTCGATGTCGGGCAATCTCAGCGCGCTCGATGCTGCGAGGGCCGGTCTGCTGAGCGTCATTGCCGCCGATTATCATCCGGCTGCCTTCGTACCCGGCATCTTCAAGCTTGCCGACATGGTGGAGGGCGGCCTGCCAGCCGCCGTTGCCATGGCGACCGGCAACGCGGCCCGTTCCGCAGGCCTATCGGATCGCGGCGAGATCGCCGTCGGCCAACGCGCCGATCTGGTCGTGGTCGAGCCTGGCGATATCAACCGCATCCGCGCCACCTTCCGCGCCGGCCGCTTCGTCTACAGCGACGGCACGCTGCATCCGCTACGGGCTCTGGCGGCTTAATGCATGTCGCCCAAAAAATGCGATTTTTGGGACGACGATATGCATAAAGCAATGAAAGATGGCTGCCCCTCACCCTAGCCCTCTCCCCGTAAACGGGGCGAGGGGACGTGCCATACGACAGGTTGCGGGGAACGGAGAGGTTGCGGCATGGTCCCTTCGTCCCGTTTACGGGGAGAAGGTGGCGGCAGCCGGATGAGGGGCGGCCATTCGAACCAGGCGGCAAGCTGGCCGACTTTGTCACCAGTCTGAAGCGCGTCGTGTGGTGATGCGCTTAGGCGCGGTCGCCGATCAGCGAGATCAGTTGAGCCTCGGCTGCTGCGGTCGAGGCCTCCGCCGCACCGACGGCCCTGCCGCCTTCCATCGTCACGCGGCCTTCGGCAAAGAGCCGCAGCGCTTGCGGATAGATCTGGTGCTCCACGGTGAGCACACGCGCTGCAAGGCTTTCGGCCGTGTCGCCGGAAAGAACGGGTACGGCCGCCTGGCCGATCACCGGCCCCTCATCCATGCCTTCGGTGACGAAATGCACCGTGCAGCCGGCGATCCGCATGCCGGCGTCGATTGCACGTTGATGGGTATGCAGGCCGGGAAATAGCGGCAGCAGGGAAGGGTGTATGTTGAGCATCCGGCCTTCGTAACGCTGGATGAATGTCGGCGTCAGCAGCCGCATGTAGCCTGCGAGGCAGAGAATGTCGGGCGAAAGTTCGTCGAGAGCCGAAAATATCGCCGCCTCATGCGCATCCTTGCTGGCATAGTCCTTGCGGGGGAAGGCGAAGGTGGCGATGCCTTCGGCGGCGGCCTTGGCAAGCCCGCCGGCATCCGCCTTGTCGGAGATGACGCCGACGATCTCGGCCGGGTAGCCGGCTGCCTTTGCCGCCGCAACCAGCGCCATCATGTTGGAGCCGCTGCCTGATATGAAGACGACGGCGCGTTTGCGCGGCGAGCTCATATGGCAAGCGTGCCCTTGTAGACCGTGCCGGCAGCGCCCTCGTCGCGGGCGATCATGCGGCCG
Protein-coding sequences here:
- the pgsA gene encoding CDP-diacylglycerol--glycerol-3-phosphate 3-phosphatidyltransferase — translated: MASRTYSIPNLLTYGRILAVPLIVLCFFLEGKLAISNTARWVALWIFVIASLTDFLDGYLARIWNQTSNIGRMLDPIADKLLVASILLLLAADQTKTIAGWSIWAAITILCREILVSGLREYLAALKVSVPVTRIAKWKTTLQLVAIAFLLAGPAGDEIFPYTTQMGIALLWIAALLTIYTGYDYFRAGLKHIVDDEE
- a CDS encoding 23S rRNA (adenine(2030)-N(6))-methyltransferase RlmJ, with translation MNYRHIYHAGNFADVLKHVVLTRLIRYMQKKDGGFRVLDTHAGIGLYDLSSEEAQKTGEWLDGIGKLMEADLGPQVSELLEPYLSAIRELNPEGGIRFYPGSPKLARMLFRPQDRLSAMELHPEDFARLHRLFEGDHHARITELDGWLALGAHLPPKEKRGIVLVDPPFEEEDEYQRLAEGLEKAYRRFPGGTYCLWYPLKKGAPVKEFHETLQALDITKMLCAELAVRSDRGITGLTGSGLVIVNPPFTLKDELHQLLPALKDHLAQDRFASHRAFWLRGENKAVKDD
- a CDS encoding molybdenum cofactor biosynthesis protein MoaE, which translates into the protein MTIIPAIRVQHEDFDLRAEVDRLSKGKSGIGAVVTFSGLCRDEGGTLAALELEHYPGMAEAEMRRIGDLAIARFGLLGLTAIHRYGKIAAGENIVLVVAAAPHRQAAFDGANFVMDFLKTAAPFWKKEHARDGATGDWVAAKDADDAARDKWK
- the uvrC gene encoding excinuclease ABC subunit UvrC produces the protein MNGRKLPDGGVLYDETDESEDDIEVEGDVSAVAPLAAAVDWNAGSLNETGLIGAELIAEFVKRLPNSPGVYRMFNAEGDVLYVGKARSLKKRVNNYAVGRVHSNRIAQMVRQTANMEFVTTRTETEALLLEANLIKRLRPRFNVLLRDDKSFPYILITGDHRAPAIFKHRGARARKGDYFGPFASAGAVGRTINSLQRAFLIRTCTDSVFETRTRPCLLYQIKRCSGPCTHEVSDEGYGELVQEAKDFLSGKSQKVKSHMAEAMNQAAEDLDFERAAIYRDRLAALSHVQSHQGINPAGVEEADVFAIHHEGGISCIQVFFFRTGQNWGNRAYFPKADPQLSSAEVLNSFLAQFYDDKPVPKQIMLSQTVEELELLAAALSEKAGHKVSILVPQRGEKRDLVDHVVGNAREAHGRKLAETASQSRLLEGFKETFKLAYTPQRIEIYDNSHIMGTNAVGGMVVAGPEGFVKNQYRKFNIKSTDITPGDDFGMMKEVMTRRFSRLIKEEGIPDRTASQAATTPDAADMPFPTWPDVILIDGGQGQMTAVRAILAELGITESVTAIGIAKGIDRDAGRERFFPPGRESFTLPPRDPVLYFIQRMRDEAHRFAIGSHRARRKKEMIKNPLDEIGGIGPSRKRALLQHFGTAKAVSRAALSDLMAVEGISEAVARQVYNHFHDDAAK
- the moaD gene encoding molybdopterin converting factor subunit 1, whose translation is MTKLIYFAWVRERIGKGEEEIDLPASVVTVADLLTHLKTLGEEYETALQYPDVIRVALDMEHVEHDEPISGAKEIGIFPPMTGG
- a CDS encoding outer membrane protein, encoding MRVLIAGLMASVFAIAGVSAAQAADAVDQVPEAPVAQEAPVKPAGNWEGFYLGGAGTYNMGNFGSDRHTYGFGGQVFTGYNWQQGQIVYGVESDLGYSGDDVSSGGVKNKYGWNGSVRGRVGYDMNPFLLYGTAGLAIGDVKVSDGTSDESKTNYGYTVGAGVEAFVTNNITTRLEYRYTDYQSKDYDLDSGSFSRGYDENSVKLGIGVKF
- a CDS encoding glutathione S-transferase, which gives rise to MKLLCSPASPYSNKVRMAAHFLGLELNAIRVDTNTGPAILVDNNPLGKIPTLLNDDGISIYDSVAIMHYFDRLTKGGLYPSKKGKRTDAEILEALCDGICDCLLAIVYERRFRDEEKIHQPWIDRQWKKATSGLAHLSANPPKTGKKLNGGHFALAATLDYLELRFKDQWEADHAPLIDWQLQFDKKFPAHSELKSEG
- a CDS encoding SDR family oxidoreductase, with the translated sequence MNHKRLRSALITGAAKRIGRAIAEDLAANGFSVAIHANGSIGEAEELVAELRQKGQRAIALQADLSDLGETGALVAKASEALGPLDLLVNNASVFQHDSARSFNAATWALHFDLHVRAPSILAAAFAQQMPAEAAGLIVNIIDQRVWALRPSFYSYTLSKSALWTATQTLAQALAPRIRVNAIGPGPSMPSERQAMEDFQAQVSALILQRGPALEEFGQTIRFLYDTPSITGQMIALDGGQHLAWQTPDVAEITE